A region of the Marmota flaviventris isolate mMarFla1 chromosome 3, mMarFla1.hap1, whole genome shotgun sequence genome:
ACCTTGGACAAGTGACTCTACCTATCTGAGCCTCTGCCCCCTCGTATCTAAAAAGGATTTATAATCCTTCCACGTAGCTTTGCCAAGAGAATCCAACGTCACAGGCCCAGCACAGTGTTTGGTGCATAGTGGGTCTTCAGCCAAGGTCAGCTCCCTTCTTTCCCCCATTCCTGGCAGCCGTTGAGGCCGAGAGGCTGGCAGGCACCCCCCACCAAGCTGTGACGCAGACTCCAGTTTTTCTCTGGAGTGAGTGACAGGTTCAGGGAGGCGGAACACAACAAGCACTTGGAGTTCACATTCCCGGGCGATGTTGCCTTCCCAGGCTGGGACTGGGCTTATCCTGGAAAGGTCTCACCGGGAGGGGAACTCTCCTGACATCTGAGTCCACCCCCCCCAGGGCCGGGAAGACCTGGCCAGGGAACTCTTTCTCCTTGTCCTCAGCCCAGTCCAGGGCCAGAGCTGTGGGGCAGGGTTGTTGTGAGACCATGATGCCGGGTGGTGCAGCGGGATGACCAGCTCCTTCTTGCAGAAGGTCTGGGCCGCGGGAGGCCATCCCTGTGCGTCTGGGCCAGCCGCCCCCTGCCCACGCCGCCTGCCCACGCCCCCTGCCCGCGCCCCCTGCCCACGTCCCTTTCACAGACAAAGAACCAGAGGCCGGGAGAGGACGCGACTTATCTGCACGGAGGCAGGGAGGCAGCGGGGCCTCCGACAGGGCACCCGGAGGGCCTGCGGGGCACCAGCCCTTCCTGTGTCTCAGCTGGGACGGGGGAGGGGGCCACGGCCACAGTTCACGGTTACAACAGGCAGGACCTAGAGCGCATCCAAAGGACTTGCCTCCCACCCAGACCTTCCGTGGCTGCCGTGGGCTCAGGATCGGAGGGAGCCGGGATCCAGGAGCAGCGGCTGTCCCTCCCCCAGCTCCGTGGCTTGCCTGGCCCGCCTCGTCCTCAGCCTGACCCCTCTTGTTCTGTGTGTCCTGAGGGTCGTGACCCCTCCACTGGGTGGTGAGGCCCGTGGCCAGGGACGGGAGTGTGTTCAGGGCTCGCGCCTGGTCATGCTCGGTGGCGTCTGCCCATCACAGCAGAGCGGTCTCGTTCCCGATGCAAAATCCTTTCCTCCCCACTCTGAGGTGAGACAGCTTCTGGTCCTGCACCTCCAACGGCCCCTTCAGCTGGGCCACTTTGGGCAAGATATTGAGGTCTCTGAACCTCGATCCTCACTGCCAATGCAGCGCTGTGAGGAGTGGGTGTCTCGAGGAGCTGGATGGCAGAGGTGGCTTGGGAAGCCAGACACGGCAGGTCACCCAGCCAGCACCCAGTGGCCgtctccacccccccaccccccccaaggAGGACCCCTCGGGGCCAAGAGGCACATTTGGTAGCATTTTGGACCAGGACCTTCTCTCGGCCTCCACTTTCCTGTCTCATGTCACAGAGGCTCACTCTGTTTGTCCCAAGTCTATTGAGTGCTGTTTGGGAAGTTCCCGTCCTGGAGCGCACGAGCTGACCTCCAGGGGTGGCCATGATTGAGGTGAGGCTGAGGAACTGTGTTGGGGGGCCCTGTGCGCGGGAGGACATCTCCATCTCacgtttcctttctttttggaaaCGTGctctttctatgttgttaagggatcctccttcctcagcctcccggtAGCTGTGGGCCTCACTGGCCACCCCAGGGGGACATGACCattccatgcacacacacacacacacacgcacatccCATGCACAGGTGGGTTTTACTGTCCCCTCCCCAGTTTAAACTTGAAGACCACTCGGCACCACACGCTGGGTGAGGCACCAGTAGGTGAcccggggaggaggggctggcgTTGGTGGGGGACAGACCACCTCTTCTTTAAGCACAGGAAATGCAAGGACACAGCTTCGTAACAAATCCACTTTAATTGATAGTGAACGAAGAGGTCCGGGACAGTGAGGGTGACAGGGTGAGACCAGGCCCCACACGCCTGTGGAGAGGTGGCTGGTCTGCTCCGAGGGTTCTGACTGGGAGGGTGGACAGCCAGGAGACAGAGCGGGGGAAGAGCTGCTGCACTGATGGCGGGCGGGGACAAGACGCAGGCGGGGGCCAGGTGTGCGGAGCCGGGGCCGGGGGCGTCTGCATTCACCTGTGGGCACATGTCCACACTGCCCACAGGGACCTCCCGGGGCAACAGGGGTCAGACGCCCCAGATCCCTGAAGAAGCATCGAGCGAGGGGGCGAAAGGGCCAGAGCTAGTCCTGCTTCTGCCACTTTGACTGGGTGACCTGGGCACGGATGGGGCTTACCTTCCTGGGCCTCCGAAAACTCACTCAGTGACTATTGTGGTTTCCTGTGACCTTAAACTTCAATATTTTTCAGGAGATTAGAACGTAAACTGTATCTGTTgacagctgggcctggtggtgcccgcccataatcccagtgactcaggaggctgaggcaggaggatctcaatttcaaagccagcctcagcaacttagcaaggccctaagcaacttagtgagaccctttctcttaaataaaaaaataaaaagggctggaggtgcggctcagtggttagtgCCTTGGGGCTCCCAGTTCAGACCTGTGGCCTGGGCACCAGGAGAGGCCCGCAGGAGCctttctcctgccccctcccaggCTCTGCTCTGACCTCAGCTGCCCCTCCTTTTGAGGCATCGAGGTGGACAGAggccagagctggggatgtgagcCCCTCACCCTCTCTGTTTCCTAGCActcagtaggtgctcagtaaatgctcCAGGAATGAACAGAGTAGAGGACAGCCCGCTCCCTGCGACAGAGCTCTGCCCTGATCTAGCTAGGAGGCAGGGCGGGCCTGGGCCACGTCACCTTCCCCTCCTGTCTCAGTGGCCGCCTGCCTGCCCAGAGGCCTGCAAGTGTCTGGGAACAGCGCGCTCCGCTCCCTTACAGGCCAATGGTTACGTGCAGACAGACCACGGGACCCTGtcggggagcatgagaggaaggTGTCCCCAGAGGAGGCAGGGAATCTGAAGTTGGGGCCCTAGGCAAGGACGGGTGGCGAGGCTTCCCTGTCTACCACTAACACAGCACGAGCTGCAAAGGAAGCCACGGGGGTCAGACCGCAGCCCCAAGGGCGTGGCTCATGTGGGCGTGGCCTGGGTGGGCTGGTGGGCGTGGCCTGGGAGGGCGTGGCCTGGTGGGCGcgccgcccctccccccccccacacacacacactggctcGACATCCGGCAGCAGCAGGTGGGTGGACATGGCCGCCAGGGTCCCCCTGCCGGAAGCCGCTCCTGTCCAGCTGTTGGACTCTCAGTCCGCAACTTGTCCTCGGAGGCTCCCGACCTCTAGCATCAGCTTGTCTTCCAACCCAGCGACCGGAAGGCTCCAACTCAGGGCCTGCATCGGTCCTGACAGCTCCTGGTTGGCCCCTGTCCCCAGGGATATGTTGGTCTTCCCACGGAGCAGCCGAAGTCCGGGGAAGCCACGGACAAGAGGGAAGTGGCGAGGGCAGAATGCTCAGGGCCCGGCGCCTGGGCCTCGGGCTGGTGCCAAAGGTCTTTGAACACGATGCTGCTGAGCTCTTGGGGACACCGCAGCGGGCGTCTGGGGCCACCTCCCTTAAGGCACTGCCCGAGCCCCTCCCCTGGGTCCCTCCCTCTCACTGGATGGTGCACTTGTCCCTCTCGCGGGCCTGGCCCTCCCGAAGGACCTTGGCCTTGATGTACTTGAGGTCACTGTTGACGCTGGGGCGGCGGGCGAAGGGCGACACCATGCCGTAGGCGCCCGTGTCCTTGACGCGGCGCATGCAGAAGGGCCGGGGGTGGAAGGCGTCGCCGTGCTGCACCGAGATCTTGCGGTGCAGCGCGGGGCTCATCTCGTGGGGCAGCTTGGCCATGCTGAAGAGCACGTAGAACATCTCGTCCACGTTGGTGTTCTTCTTGGCCGACACCTCGAAGTAGGCACAGTTCTCGTCGCCCGACACCAGCAGCTCGGCCTCGGTGGCGGGCACCTGGCGGCACAGCTCGCCGTGGTCGTTCTTGTTGCCGCAGATGACCATGGGCAGCTCGGCCGCCTCCTTGGTCTTATTCTTCAGGCAGGACTTGACCTCCAGGATCTGCTTTTGGAGGCGCTTGACCTCGTCGAAGGACTCCCGGTTGTCCAGGCTGAAGACCAGGATGAAGACGTCGCCTGCGGGAGAGAGCGAGGCGTGAGCGCGCGCGCCCTCCCAGCCGCTCCCCCGCAGAGTGAGGGAACCCCCGCGGCTCTGGGGTAGCGGCTGTTACTCTCCCCATCTGAACGTGACTGCAGGGCTGGAGGCAGGGGACCTGAGCACTTGAGGGGACTGTAGAGTGTTAGCAATTTCAAGGATGCTCTCAGATTTCAGGAGAGTCGAGTCCTGCCTGTCCTGCTCAGTGCATGTCCCCGGGACACGCAGCAGGAGCTCAGCAAACACCCGTGGCCATAGTTAAGGTCCAGATGCTGGCACCAAGGGCCCCAGGTGCGCATGCTCCTCCTCTGCTTACACCTGGCCTGGGGTGGCCTGCGACTCTCCAGCTCAGTTTCCTACCTGGACAACCTACTGGGTTATCTTGAGAGTTCCTGGAGATAATGAATGCAGGTGGCACGCACTCAGCCTTCTCGAATGTCAGTGATGACAAGGACAGGCAGCTCTTCGAGCTCCCTGTTGGCTGCTCCCTAACTTCTCACAGCACCTCCGTGAGGGAGATTTCATTACTTTCCTGTTACAGGTGAGCAAACCAAGCTCAGAAAGGGCAAGCaacctgtccaaggtcacacagcttaaATGCCAAGCCAGGATTGCAACCCGATTCTGTCCTCGTCTGGCCCacgcctggcacacagtaggtgctctcTCTTCTTGAATAAACCATGAAATGAGCAGGTGAACATTACCTCCAAGGCCCTTGTTTCCTCTATTACAACTCTCGGCATCACTTAAAACAGTGACTCTGAACAGTGACTGGAAGCGGGAGGGGGCGGCAAGTGTGTGGCCAGCACCTCCACGCTCCTGCCCAGGTCACAGTTCCTATGACGGTCACCATCTCATTCTCCAGGCTTCTTCTCACTTTCGCTTAGACTCAGAGTCCCTGTCTCACAGGCGAGGGAACAGGCTCagaggaggtggccctgggacTCATCCTCGGGAGGAGATGGACAAGCCCAGCTTCTGGCGGAACCACCACCTTCTCCCTCTGGGCCCAGGGCCCACTGGTCCCCTATAATTGAGCATGTCATGTTCAGAACAGCGTCTGGCTGCAGTGTGCTCTGAACAGGGGGATCAGGGGCACGGGACTCCATCCCAGGTGGGGCCTGCACTCAGTGCTGGCCACAAGGCTGGCTGGGCCCAGGTGGGGCCTGTGAAGGACCTCAATGTTTTGAAGGGCACCAGCAAGGcagccccagcccacccaccGCTTCTGCCCTGGCAGCCAGCCCGTCCCATCAGGCTCATCTCAGCCCCCGAGGACGCGGCAGCCTGACATTTTTAAACGCGACACGGACGCCAAGCACCAAAAGCCCGACAGGGCGGCAGCTGGAGAGAGAGCCAGCAGCTGGAGAGAGAGCCGGCAGCGGGATTAATGGCTTCCAGAATTCCCTGCACACCAGCCCCAGGTCGGAAAACGAGGCACGGGCTGGAGAGGGAACAAAGCACCGCAGCAGATGTGCTCAGAGCGCCCGCGCACGCCCGCGCAGCACAGACACACCAGGGCGCTGGAGGCCGCAGGAACACGCATCTGAATGCCAATGTGCTCATGGAGGGACTGGAGGAGTCACCCTAGACTGAGGGGGCAGCCACGGGGGGACGCAGCGGCCCTGATGGGGACTCGGTCCCCGGCCCCGTCCTCTCTGTAGCGTGGGATGGAGGTGCGTCTGTGTAACTGGAAACTAACTGAAAACACACTCGGTCCTTCCCTGTGTCTCCCCGCACCTCCCTGTGATACCCGTCCCCAGAGCCCTCCCCAAGACTGGAAAAGCAGACGCCAGTGACACCCGCTGGGCTGAAGGAGGCCCCTGTGCTTTCTTTCTATGCTCACGGTCACACAGGGGACTGAGGTCATGCCTGCAGGGAGGGTGAGACGCCAGAAGGCCACACATCTAACTGCCAACCAAAGGCCGAGCCAGgatctgaacccagggccacccAGGGCCCCCGTCTACGTGCTCCCTCTCTAGAATATGGGTGAGGTGGGGGTCTGGGAGCAACCTAGGTCAGAGGATCAGCAAGGAGGCCTGGAGGAGGAAGCCACATGCCCGGGGCACTCACCTTGGGTCACCTATGAGCCTCCGCCCTGGTCAGGTGTGGAAAGAGGTGGGCAGGACATGGCTCCCCGAGCAGCAGGCTCTCAGTTGTAATGCTATTTCAGTGCTACCTGGAGTCCCTTGATCAcaccctcccctctgcccagcaAAGGGAGGGACACGGTGGGACATGACAGTGTAACCGTATTGGGCACACTAGGAACATCAATTTTAAAGcccagcatttattgagcacttaatgTCTGCTCACCAAGCACTTTACacgtattaactcatttaattctcacggGACCTTTGAGCCGGGTGTGCACGTGATCCCAGTTTccagaagagaaaacagaggcacagagagataaAGTCACTTGCCCCACAGGCCCAAACCAGGAAGCAGTGGAACCAGGACTGGGCCCCAGGCTGCCTCTGGACCTGCCCTCTCAGCTGCTTGATGTGCTGGCCAAGGGGACATCTGCAGGAGCTCCCCCTGCACCTCCGCCCCGGTGGTAAAGGAGAGCCAGCCAGCCCAGCCAGCCACCTGgaacaagtcacttaacctctcagCCTTGTTTCCCTGTGAGCGGAGGCAAGCGCTTGTCTGGAATTTAGCTGCGAGGATCACGCCCTGCCCACGGCTCCCATGCGTGGAGCTGCTGCCCTCACCACCTGGTTGTTACTACAGGGTCCCTTCCTTTTGCCTGACAGCTGCCTGGGTCCTGCCCTGACCCCTGGGGAAGTGGCAAAGGCCTGAAAGGTCAGGAACCTGAGCCCAGATGTGGTCCCCAAGGCTCTGCCGGGTCTACTCCCTGAGCGGGGAGGTGGCAGCTTGACACAGCTCTGTCCCCTGGGCAGGAAGATCCCCAGTCCAGTCAGCTCCCGGCATGGCGCTGCCACCCGCCGCACCACCCGCGGTCTCACCTGTGAGGATGGACAGCCTCCGCATGGCGGGGAAGGGGTGGTTGCCAGAGGTATCCAGGATGTCCAGCTGGTACATGTCGCCGCGGATGTTGTAGACCTTGCGGTGGAAGTCCTCGATGGTGGGGGTGTACTGGTCCTCGAAGCGGCCATTGAGGAAGCGGGAGACGATGGAGCTCTTGCCCACCCTGGAGGCGCCCAGCACCACCATGCGGTAGGAGTTCTTGGCGGGCACGCTCAGCGTGCAGTTCCCGCTGGACAAGGTCTTCATCATGGCTCGGGGCTGCGGCAAAGCGAGGGGCAGGCGTCAGGAGGCCggggcccagcccagccctgcccccctGGTCGTGGGCCCAGGCCTCCCCAACCCGCGCCCCCgcctgggtctcagttttctGTCTGCAAAATTGCACCCGCGCCACCCGCGTCTGCGCCCTGGCCTTTCTTTACCCCTGTCCAGCCGCTCGCCCACTCGGTCACCCTCTGTCCACGCAGCCCCTGTCTGAGGGCAGCACGGATGTgaagccccgcctccccgccaGCGGCGGTCCGCGGAGGGTTCCGCACAGGACTGGTCCTCAGAGAAGCTAAGCACAGTTGGAACCAGGCCTTCTGTCCCCAGCCTCTCCAGAGGCCCTGGTCCTGGGCTTGATCCAGAGGGTCCTCACATGCATCTAAGGGTGCTGTGGCCCAGAAGGAGGGAAAGGCCACGGGGAGGGGAGGACTCCCCTCGGGCCTGAGCTTGGTGTGCCCAAGGTGGCCCCCACCCCAGTGCCCCAgtctcctctcccaccctcacTTCCAGCCTCCCCACCCGGGCCACCAgcctcctctctgcttcctgcccagATTCTCACCTCCCAGCCCCGGGACAACTGGACCTTCCCCCACACCTCCCGGGGCCACCGGAGCCTCTTGGCCTCATGGGAAAAGCTAAAACAGATCCAAACTCTGAACCCCAAGTGGAGACAAGCAAGCAGCCAGCCCCTGAGGaccacccagcccagcccacctcCCTTGGCCATGTCTTCCTCTGACAGCACCACCAGAATTCCCCCAGGACCCCGGGACCCCACCCTCTGTTCACACTAGTTCCTCCCCCAGTtaccctccccctctccctgcaGGGTCTCCTTCAAATGCCTCCGGTCCCACAGGACTCCCTCCCGTCTAGGGAGCTCTCCAATCCCAGAACTGCCCAGGGCACTGACCTACTGGGGCAGCAACACCCTGGCCTCTGCAAGGCGGGGTGCCACCTGAGGCTCCTGGCTGGGTGGCCAGTGAGGGCCACATGCCAGAGAAAGGGTCGCTGTGCAGCTCCCTGTGCAAGGAAGGCGCTGTCTCACCTCAACAAAGGGCTCTGTGTGCTCAGCTGTGGCCAGCGCCCCTGGGTGCCCGGTGCCCCTGGGTGCCTGGTCAGCAGCCTCAGGGCCTCACCCATTAACCCCAAGGTAATTGCCATCATTTCCTGTCTATGAAAGGCCACCTGCCCCTGGCAATGGCGAGACCTCCTGGGAGTGAGTCCCTGGCACGTGCCCACACCTCGCAGCCCGGCCCGAGAGCCCCTGAGCAGCGACCGTCCTCAAGACACCCTCATGAAagctctgttatttatttatttatttattttagagccCTGGCTGGTGGCGTCTGTCATCTCCAGGGGTGCACACTCCTGTCACGGCCAACTCCCAGCTGCCAGCGTGACCTCAACAGATGAACCGCAGAGATGCACGCAATAGGCGAGCTTGGCCCccggccccaggccccaggcctcaGCCACAATGATGGTCCACCAGCCAAGCCCAGGCTGTGCCAAGGACGGTGCTAAGTATAGAGCCGTGATGACAGCTGACATTGATTTTGCCTTTAGCATTGTCAGTGTCCTGAGGGCTGCACATATAGTCACCAGCTCATCCTTCCAGTAACACCAGAAGGTCAGTGGCgagaaaacagaggcacagagaggttaagtcacttgATCACACTTGTTCAGCCAGTGACCGGCAGAGGGGGACTGGACCCCAGGCACCCGCCTCTCTCCCGCACTTTACAGATAAGGGCCCCGTGATCACAAGACTATGGCATGCGCCCCCTGGGTTAATGAGGGCCTGGGTGGAGAGGCCAAGCCCGGACCTCCCAGCGGCCTCTCCCTCACACCCGTGCCTACGGCCATGACTAACCCCAGCCCATAAGGAAGGGCCCCTGTGGTCTCCCCCAAGCCCCGCTCCAGGGACCTCGCCCTCGCCCTCGCCCCCAGCCTGGCTGGACGCCGAGGAGCTGGGGCAGGCGGCAGGACCGGCGCCGGCTCCCGTGGAGCTGGCTGAGCTCCTTCAAGCAGAAGGGGAGGCCCCACCTCAGGACAGCCCCCCCCCAAGTGCCCTGCAGGGAGCCCACTCTGCTGGTCACCTCGGTCTGggcagaagagaggaaggggccagcaGCCCCAGGGACAGGTCCTGTCCATCACTGCCTTGGCCCAGCCTCAGCCCAGAGCCCCAGCCGGGACAGCTCCAGCGGGGACAGCGGGGACAGCGGGGGTGACACCAAGGACTGAATGAACTGGAGCGTGAGGGGAGGCAGCAGGGGCCGGAGAAGGAGGCGGAAGTGGGAAGGGGAGCCGGGCCAGAGCGGCAGGCAGGGGGAAGGTAACCAGAGGCTTTCTCCCCTGGGAAGCCAGCGCCTTCACATGGCCCCAGCCACGTGGGGCGGTGATGCTCCAGGCACCTGGAGGCCAGGTGACAGGCCTTCCCCCGCCCCCACAGCCTCCCTCCGCCTCCCTCCCCAGGGGGGGGGAGCGCTGCGGGGACCTGTGGCCGGCAGCCTCTGCCCTCAGCCAGGCAGACCCCACAGGGAGGAGCAGGCAGGGCTCAGAGTTTGGGGGCCTTTTGAGAGTCTGGTATCCAATCTTGGAGGCCCAGAGACTGAACAGAACACCTGGATGTGGGCACTGACTGCTGAGTCCCCACAGGGCCATTCTGAGGGCAGCTGGGAGGCAGAATGTCCCTGGAACAGGAGCAGAGATGGGGTGCAGCTGACCAGCAGGCACCTCTCGCACCAGGCATGTGCCTTATTCCCATGACTTCACAACAGTCCAAGAGGAGGGTTCCCCATGGGCCACTTGACTGATGGGATCACCgatgctcagagaggttgagtcaCTTGCCCTGGGTCACACAGCAGATGactggctgggctgggctgagagCAGGCTTTTAGGCTCCAAAGCCTGGGCGCTCGGCACTGTGAAAACGCACCCCTCGGCCAACAGCGGAGTCTGACTCAGTGAAGCGTCAGCTGGCAACAGGCGCAACAGACCCCAGGCACATTTTATCCTTATTCCCTCTGTCCCTCCAGGCAGCTGGGGGCAGTCACTACCCAGGACTCTCCTGCAAACTCTGCAAGTCAGCTCCCAGAGGGGCATCTTGGGTTTCCCTTCTGCCTTGCCTGTTCCCAGGGCCTGCCTGGAAGACAGGTCTGACAGGCAATGACAGCAGGATGAGTCTGGGTGTGCCCCTCCCCCGTGTGGTCCCCGGGGGGCTTGTCCCATCCTGCCCACCACTGCTCCGGTCCCTCCATTAGTGTGCACCCCAGCCTCTGGACACACGTCAGTCACTGGCCTCCGTGCCCTACCCCCAGGGTCCTGCGGACTTTGCAAAGCCAATCTCCCTGTCCTGGGCAGCTCTGGACGCAGAGAGCACACAGGCCGGAGCTCCCAGCAGACCAGCCCCGCCTCTCGCTGCCCACACCTGCTGCCCGGGTTGCACTGTTAAATAGGATGGTGCAGACACACCTAGCATGGAGCAGGGTCCAGTGGGAGGTCAAGAGGCTGCTGCTGACCCTGGACGCAGCAGTCTTAACAAACACGAGGTTCCTTTCTTTGAGACATTTTCTCTTGGAAACATGGGGCTACCTGGAGCAGCTAGATCTGGTGGAACTGGGGGTGCCGGCAGAGGACTAGCAGGGACCGACCCCATCTTGTCCTTCTGATGCTAGGGGAGGCCCGAATCAAGAGCCCCTGAGCTGGCTGTCCCTCCCCAGCCTGACCTCCCATCTTTCAGAGGTCCTGGACAACATCCTCCATCCTCCTCCCAGGGCTGGAGGCAAAGAGGGAGGCGACAAGTCCCTAGAGCTCTGGGAGGGGTCCTGGAGCCAGCAAGTACAGGAAGCCCTTCCCCAGCTCACTCTTAGCAGCTCAGGGGACTGTATGAGCAAGGGGCCCAGGACCTTCCTTCCTCGCGGGAGGTCCTTGCCAGGTCAGGGGAAGCCACCCACCCTTTTACCCCAGCACCCCCCCTCCATCTAGGTATACAGAGGCTGCAGCTCGCAGCAGGACTGTTTGGGAAGGCAGCGCTCCTCTCCCTGAGCAAGCTTCCCCCCTTTAACGGCCTATGATTCTCCATCTCTTACACGGAAGGCCCCTAGCACTAAACCCAACACATAGTAGAAGCTCAATAAATCTCTTTCCTGAGATAAGTCAAAAGTCTAGCGCCCAGGTTGACACAGACGAGGTGCTCCCATGTTTAATTCTCTCTCTAGACAGGCAAAGTTGCCAGATGGAgagggcacacagtaggtgcaaAAGCCACGTCAAGTTTCCCTGGCCTTGACGGCTTCTCTGAGCCCTTGCCGGATCTTCTCAGCTGCCCCACTTCACCCAGCACCTCAGCTCTGCTGGGGTGTTTGTCTCCTACCTGGGAAGGCCGGGCCGCCGGGCCTCTGGATCGGCTCGGGGGGCTGCCTGGAAGCGCCTGGAGGTGCGGAGAACCGCCTGCCGCTCCAGCCGCCGAGCCTCCCAGCGTCCGCGGCGGCTCCCGGGTCACTGCGCAGGGATCCTCCTCTGCGCGGCTCGGGGCGCCGGGCTGGGCGCGGCCGGCCGAGGAGGCGAGCGGAGCCGGGGCCCCATGGGTGGGCTCCGAGGGCTCAGCGGGGTCCGGGCACTGGGCGGGCTCCGGCTCGCCGTCGCCGGCCCTGCCGTGCCCTGACCCGGGGGCCTCCTGCTGAGCCAGGTGACCGGAGGCTTGGGGACGTCGGATCCGGGGTCCCGGCCTGGGGCtccggggtggggggagggatggagggacgACTCCGGTCTTAAGGAGCGGCCCCCCGGAGACTCGGATCCTTCTGGGTGACTGTGGGTGTGTGCGTGGGTGCGCGTCCCAGGCTGGCTAGCCCGCCTTGGTCGCCTACGCTACCTTCTCCTGCCCAAAGGGGGTCTCCCGGGTGGGGACACAGGCGCTGCCGGCTCGGCCGCGGCCTCCTCCTCAGCCCGCAGCTCTGCAGCTCTGCCCGGCTGGAGCCCCGGCTCCCTGCTCCTTGCCAGGAGACGCCAGCCGCCGGAGGAGGAGCAGGGCGCTCGGCTCCGCGAGCGTGTGGGAGGAGGCCTTGAACGCCGCCCCAAGGTTCCGCGCTCCAAGTTAGCCGGAGCCGGCGCCGCCTCCCTGCTCGCCTCCTTTTCCCCCAGAGGAGGAGAACTTTCTGCGGGCTCGGCTCCTCCCTCCGCCCCTCTCCGGCTGGAGAACGCCCCCCTTTCCCCCTCAGAGCGAAGCT
Encoded here:
- the Rasd2 gene encoding GTP-binding protein Rhes, producing MMKTLSSGNCTLSVPAKNSYRMVVLGASRVGKSSIVSRFLNGRFEDQYTPTIEDFHRKVYNIRGDMYQLDILDTSGNHPFPAMRRLSILTGDVFILVFSLDNRESFDEVKRLQKQILEVKSCLKNKTKEAAELPMVICGNKNDHGELCRQVPATEAELLVSGDENCAYFEVSAKKNTNVDEMFYVLFSMAKLPHEMSPALHRKISVQHGDAFHPRPFCMRRVKDTGAYGMVSPFARRPSVNSDLKYIKAKVLREGQARERDKCTIQ